A single window of Lynx canadensis isolate LIC74 chromosome C2, mLynCan4.pri.v2, whole genome shotgun sequence DNA harbors:
- the POMGNT2 gene encoding protein O-linked-mannose beta-1,4-N-acetylglucosaminyltransferase 2: MHLSAVFNALLVSVLAAVLWKHVRLREHAAALEEELALGRQAPEPGPALRIDYPRALQTLVEGGTHMVCTGRTHTDRLCRFEWLCYSSEAEEFIFFHGNASVMLPNLGSRRFQPALLDLSTVEDHNTQYFNFVELPAAALRFMPKPVFVPDVALLANRFNPDNLMHVFHDDLLPLFYTLRQFPGLAHEARLFFMEGWSEGAHFELYKLLSPKQPLLRAQLRTLGRLLCFSHAFVGLSKVTTWYQYGFVQPQGPKANVLVSGNEIRQFARFMMEKLNVSRAGAPLGEDYILVFSRTQNRLILNEAELLLALAQEFQMKTVTVSLEDHAFADVVRLVSNASMLVSMHGAQLVTALFLPRGATVVELFPYAVNPDHYTPYKTLATLPGMDLQYVAWRNMMSENTVTHPERPWDQGGIAHLDRAEQARILQSREVPRHLCCRNPEWLFRIYQDTRVDIPSLIQTIRRVVKGRPGPRKQKWTVGLYPGKVRDARCQASVQGASEARLTVSWQIPWNLKYLKVREVKYEVWLQEQGENTYVPYILALQNHTFTENIKPFTTYLVWVRCIFNKILLGPFADVLVCNT, translated from the coding sequence ATGCACCTGTCGGCGGTGTTCAACGCCCTCCTGGTGTCCGTGCTGGCAGCGGTCCTGTGGAAGCACGTGCGGCTGCGTGAGCATGCGGCCGCTCTGGAGGAGGAGCTGGCCCTCGGCCGCCAGGCCCCAGAGCCGGGCCCCGCGCTGAGGATCGACTACCCCAGGGCGCTGCAGACCCTGGTGGAGGGCGGCACACACATGGTGTGCACGGGCCGCACGCACACTGACCGCCTCTGCCGCTTCGAGTGGCTGTGTTACTCCAGCGAGGCCGAGGAGTTCATCTTCTTCCACGGCAACGCGTCCGTCATGCTGCCCAACCTGGGCTCCCGGCGCTTCCAGCCGGCCCTGCTCGACCTGTCCACCGTGGAGGACCACAACACCCAGTACTTCAACTTCGTGGAGCTGCCGGCCGCCGCCCTGCGCTTCATGCCGAAGCCCGTGTTCGTGCCCGACGTGGCGCTCCTCGCCAACCGGTTCAACCCCGACAACCTCATGCACGTCTTCCACGACGACCTGCTGCCTCTCTTCTACACCCTGAGGCAGTTCCCCGGCCTGGCCCACGAGGCCCGGCTCTTCTTCATGGAGGGCTGGAGCGAGGGCGCACACTTTGAGCTCTACAAGCTCCTCAGCCCGAAGCAGCCACTCCTGCGGGCACAGCTCAGGACCCTGGGCCGGCTGCTGTGCTTCTCCCATGCCTTCGTGGGTCTCTCCAAGGTCACCACGTGGTACCAGTATGGCTTCGTCCAGCCCCAGGGCCCGAAGGCTAACGTCCTGGTCTCGGGCAACGAGATCCGGCAGTTCGCACGGTTCATGATGGAAAAGCTGAACGTGAGCCGGGCAGGGGCTCCCCTAGGCGAAGACTACATTCTGGTCTTCAGCCGTACCCAGAACAGACTCATCCTGAACGAGGCAGAGCTGCTGCTGGCCCTGGCCCAGGAGTTCCAGATGAAGACGGTGACGGTGTCCCTGGAGGACCACGCCTTTGCAGATGTCGTGCGGCTGGTCAGCAACGCCTCCATGCTGGTCAGCATGCACGGGGCCCAGCTGGTCACTGCCCTCTTCCTGCCCCGTGGGGCCACTGTGGTCGAGCTTTTCCCGTATGCTGTCAATCCCGACCACTATACGCCCTATAAGACGCTGGCCACGCTGCCTGGCATGGACCTCCAGTACGTAGCCTGGCGGAACATGATGTCGGAGAACACAGTCACGCACCCTGAACGGCCCTGGGACCAGGGGGGCATCGCTCACCTAGACCGGGCGGAGCAGGCCCGTATCCTGCAAAGCCGCGAGGTCCCGCGGCATCTCTGTTGCCGGAACCCTGAGTGGCTCTTCCGAATCTACCAGGACACCAGGGTGGACATCCCATCCCTCATCCAGACCATACGGCGCGTCGTAAAGGGCCGGCCGGGGCCGCGGAAGCAGAAGTGGACTGTCGGCCTCTACCCAGGCAAGGTCCGGGATGCGCGGTGCCAGGCGTCAGTGCAGGGCGCCTCCGAGGCGCGCCTCACCGTGTCCTGGCAGATCCCGTGGAACCTCAAGTACCTGAAGGTGAGGGAGGTGAAGTACGAGGTGTGGCTCCAGGAGCAGGGCGAGAACACCTATGTGCCTTACATCCTGGCCCTGCAGAACCACACCTTCACCGAGAACATCAAGCCTTTCACTACCTACTTGGTGTGGGTCCGCTGCATCTTCAACAAGATCCTCCTGGGACCCTTTGCAGATGTGCTGGTGTGCAACACGTAG